In Terriglobia bacterium, the following proteins share a genomic window:
- a CDS encoding alpha/beta fold hydrolase has translation MIKHILLCVALSGFGSQTLIAQDAAAKPESAKGQDAAAGKAKTQAESGERHEFVIANFKTESGVTLPQARVVYGTYGRLNAAKDNVVLLPSHYMADFHGYEWLIGPDKALDTSKLFLVATELFGNGHSSSPSNTPEPFHGPRFPVTTIRDNVEAVHRLLTEELKITHVRAIVGFSMGAQQAFQWAVSYPAFADRIVATCGTAKTYYHGVVRLEGQIAAITTDAAFQNGDYTAQPKKGLEAFGVVWTAWLFSQEWWRKELWREVSPPGTTFEQTLNEFRTNFIPGADANNLILQARTWEKHDVGSTPGFNGDAEKALRSIKVPFLYMPSETDLYFPVGDARYEAGFMSTVTLAPIPSLWGHTAGAAPNPADGKFLNETIGKFLAGGR, from the coding sequence ATGATCAAGCACATACTTCTCTGCGTCGCTTTATCAGGATTCGGTTCGCAGACACTGATCGCGCAGGACGCGGCTGCGAAGCCAGAATCGGCCAAGGGCCAGGACGCTGCCGCCGGCAAAGCCAAGACCCAGGCGGAGAGCGGTGAGCGCCATGAGTTTGTGATCGCCAATTTCAAGACTGAAAGCGGAGTCACGCTGCCCCAGGCGCGCGTGGTCTACGGAACGTACGGCCGTCTGAACGCGGCGAAGGACAACGTGGTGCTGCTGCCGTCGCACTACATGGCGGACTTTCACGGTTACGAGTGGCTGATCGGACCGGACAAGGCTCTAGACACTTCCAAACTCTTTCTGGTGGCGACGGAGTTGTTCGGCAATGGACACTCGTCGTCGCCCAGCAACACGCCGGAGCCGTTTCACGGCCCGCGCTTTCCGGTGACGACGATTCGCGACAACGTGGAGGCTGTCCACCGGCTGCTGACCGAAGAATTGAAGATCACGCACGTGCGGGCGATCGTCGGGTTTTCCATGGGCGCGCAGCAGGCGTTCCAGTGGGCGGTGAGTTATCCGGCGTTCGCTGACCGCATTGTGGCCACCTGCGGCACCGCGAAGACTTACTATCACGGCGTGGTGCGGCTGGAAGGGCAGATCGCCGCAATCACGACGGACGCGGCCTTCCAGAACGGCGACTACACGGCCCAGCCGAAGAAAGGCCTGGAGGCCTTTGGCGTGGTGTGGACGGCGTGGCTGTTCTCGCAGGAATGGTGGCGCAAGGAACTGTGGCGCGAGGTGTCACCGCCGGGCACCACGTTTGAGCAGACGCTGAATGAGTTCCGCACCAATTTCATCCCCGGCGCCGACGCCAACAACCTGATCCTGCAGGCGCGCACGTGGGAGAAGCACGACGTGGGCTCCACGCCGGGCTTTAATGGCGACGCGGAGAAGGCGTTACGGTCCATCAAAGTTCCCTTCCTTTATATGCCGTCAGAAACCGATCTGTACTTTCCCGTGGGCGATGCCCGCTACGAAGCGGGATTCATGTCCACTGTTACGCTGGCGCCGATTCCCTCGCTGTGGGGACACACCGCTGGCGCCGCTCCCAACCCCGCGGATGGAAAGTTTCTGAATGAGACGATCGGGAAATTTCTGGCGGGCGGGCGATAG